The Mycoplasmopsis caviae sequence GTTGGGGATCTTAGGCGAGATTTAATGAAATATTTAGAAAATCTTAATTTGACTACAAAATCAATTAAGAATATGTTTTGTGAATTTAGTAAATATATTAAACAAAAATATCCTAATTTTAAACACCAAATATCGGCTCATATTCTAAGGCATAACTTCGCAACAAAAGCTTTTTATAATCTTGGAAGTAATGATTTAGTTGCAAAACTTTTAGGTCATACAAATTCAACAATTACTCAAAAAACATACATTGACTACGATAAAAATATAATGGACCAACTTGCAATTGCAGCGGTTCAGGATCGTAAGACATATGTGTCAATTGTTGAACTTAAAGCAATAAATAAATCTCTGGGAGATAAAATTGTAGAACTAGAAAAAGACAACAAAGCATTAAGAGAAGAAATTGAAAAATTGAAAAATGAAAAAAATTATTGTGCAAGAAAATAAGCAAATCTTATTTAAATAGTATTTTAACAATTTACTAAATTAACTATAAAACAGTTGTTTTAGATAAAATAGAAAATTTGACAATTATTTTTTAATTTAATTTTATTTGATAAAAAATTTGTCTTTATATTAATATCTGTAATATAAATATATTTGTATTATAATTTATATGTATTTATTACGAAAGATTAATGGAGTTTATTTAATGCATAAATTACCAAAATGCATATAAATCAGGTATTTTGTGACATAATAAGAGACATTATTTTCCTAATGTCCCAAAAATATATTTGATTGTTAAAGAATATATACTTCATTTTTGAAATAAATAGAAAAGGAGTCTTTATGACTAGAAAGAACAAGAAAATTATTGAGATTACTGCTGGTATAGCTAGCGGAATAGTTGGGACAATATCAATAGGTACAATCGCTGGTGCATCAGTAGACCATTCTAACTATAAAAAAATCAAGCAGGAATTTGATAAAAAAATTGACAATTTCACTAAGTTCAATAAAAAACTTAAACAAAACCATGATGACTTAGTAAATATTATTAAGGATGAGCCACTAGAAGATGAAGTTAAGGCTCAACTTAATATGATTCTTGATTCTTACAATAAACAAATGCAATTAAACAAAGAACTAAGCGATGAATTAATTAATATCCAAAAAAGCCAAGACAAATACAAGGTTGGTCATCACTTTGGAAACAATTCATTTCTTAGAGCAAAAAGAATCTCAAACAATATAAATTTATTAAAGAAAGAATACCTGAAGCTTGTTGTTGAAACAGAAACAATATTAAACGTTAGTCAAGTTGAGCATTTGCAAAAAATATTTGACACAACCGAAAAGTTAGTAATGAACTATACAACCTAAGAGAAAGTGACAATTTTCTCATAAAATCCATAGAGAATAAAGATGTCAAATTTGATGAACTTAAATCGGCGGTTAATGAATACAAAACACAAAAAGAGAGAGATGAGTTTAAAAATGAGAAGAAACTAACAAAGGATTTCATCTTAACTGGTTTGAAACTACTTAGTGAAGATTATAAAATTTGAGATGAAGGCGTGCTTGCTAAATTAAACGAAGATAAAACCACAAATTCAATTAGCAAAAGTTTGATTAATAACAAAGATGTTGAAGTGTTGCAAACTATCAGTGGTTTGGATATTTCAAAGTTTCAACAGGCAAAAACATACTGACAAAATATTTTACTAGTGAAGGAAAAATAATTAAGTACAAACCTTCTTTGTCGCGAAGTCATATTCTTAATGATCTAAAAATTGCAAATGACACTATTAGCGAATATAATAAGGATATAGTTAAATATAGTACAAATTTAATTACTTCATTAAAGAAAAAATAGATACTTCAAGAATCTTGGAACAAACGACTTTGCTTGATTACAGCAGTGAAAAGAATAATTATGATAAATTGTATTCGGCAAAAGACGAAATTGTTACACATTCATCAGATGGTAACCTTTGAGAACTTGAAAAAGTTGGCAATATTATTCATAAATCAATTGATTTAATCAATAAAGAGAAGAATCAAACAAACTTCACTTATGACTCTTAACTTTGACATTTTTTTCGTAATTTTTTACCAATTTACCTATAAATAAGCAAGATAAAAAAATTTTCACTTTTTTAAAAATGTGTTACCATTATAATACCATTTATGGTATAATTTATATATGTTTGTTAAAATTTCAAAGATAAATGGCATTGAATATGTCAAAATAGCCCGTAGTGTTAGGGATAAGGAAACAAAAAAGGTTAAACAAGTTATTGTTAAAAGACTTGGTAAACTTGAAGATTTACTAAAAGAAGATCCAAACTACATTCAAAATCTAAAAAAATATTATTCAGAACTCTCAAAACAAGAAAGTCAAAGAAAAATTGAACTAGCAAAATTTGGTGAAATATTTATGAATTTTATTGAGGAAGATTCAGATGAGATTAACTATACAGAATTAACAAGAGTTAAGCGTTTTGATGAACTAGAAAATGAAAATCTTTTCGACATAGAGAAGATTAAAGAGCAATTTAGTAATTCATCAACCGAATTTGAATTTTTCAATTATGGTAATCTAGTTTACAAAATAATTTATGAAAAATTAAAACTAGATAAACTAATGAATTCAATAAAATCAACAACTCAAATTAAATATGATTTCAATAATATTGTTCAAAATCTTACCTATATGAGAATCCTAAATCCTTGTTCAAAATTAAGAACTTATAATGAATATGAAAATCATTTTTTGCAAAATGATGATACATTAAAATCTCATTATCGTTCACTTGAAATATTAGGTAAAAAAAGACTCGATATTATCAAGCATATAAACAATGTTTTAAACAAGATAACAAATAGAAAAATAAATAGAGCATTTTACGATGTTACAACTGTATATTTTGAAAGTTTTACCGCTGATGACTTAAGGTTGCATGGTTTTTCAAAAGACCAAAAAGTTAACGAAGTTCAGGTTGTCTTAGGTCTAATGACAGATGCTAATGGATTACCAATAAGCTATAAATTATTTCCTGGAAATACAAGTGATTTTAAGACTTTTGTGCCTTTTATACAGGAAGTTAAGGAAAATTTAGGTATTGAAGATATTACAATAGTTGCAGACAGAGGATTAAATTCAGGTCCAAATTTACTTGAAATAATTAACTCAGGTTACAAATTTATAATGGCTCAAAAAATTGGAGATGCCAAGAATAAAGTTAATGGAATTCTAGACCTTGAAACATATGAAAAAATGGGCGAAGAATTCTTTATGAAAGATGAAAAAATGGTTAAATTTGTGCCTGATAATGACAAGATTAAACAAGAAATTCCAGGGAAATTAGTATTAACTTATTCAGAAAAAAGAGCAAAAAAAGACAGATATGACAGAGAAAGATTAGTTGAAAAAGCGAAAAAATTAATCAAGAATAGCCAGTCAATTGCAAGGTCTGAATTGCAAAAAGGTGGCAAGAAATATCTTGATTATGATGTTAATAAGATTACACTAAAAGAACAAAAAATTGAAGATGATGCAAAATGAGATGGCTTTTATGGTATATTCACAAACAACTTTGAGATGACAAATGAAGAGGTTTTGTATACTTACAGAAAACTTTGACAAATTGAAGAATCGTTCAGAATATTAAAGACAACATTTGAAGTTAGACCGATTTATCTTTGAAAGAAAGAAAGTATTGAAGGACATTTTGCGTTGTGTTATTTGGCATTAGCAATTCATAGATTATTAGAATTCTCACTTGAGTCAGTTATACATCCTTTTAAGTTTACTACAGACAATATTGTTAGAGCATTAAGGAAACTTTGACTAGTTGTTTTTAAAGATGCAAATAGTTCAAATAAGTACTTTTTAAGGTTAAAAGAACCGATTATTTATAAGTGTTTAAGGCAAGTTTTAGGTATAAAAAGAATTCCAAAATGAGGAAACACAAAAGAACTTAAACTATGGTAACACAAAATTGATAGATTAAAAATTTACTAATACAGCTATTTTATAGGTGTATTAGTAAATTTTTTTGATAGAAAATGTCAAAGTTAAGAAAAAAATCAAGCAGGAATTTGATAAAAAAATTGACAATTTCACTAAGTTCAATAAAAACTTAAACAAAACCATGATGACTTAGTAAATATTATTAAGGATGAGCCACTAGAAGATGAAGTTAAGGCTCAACTTAATATGATTCTTGATTCTTACAATAAACAAATGCAATTAAACAAAGAACTAAGCGATGAATTAATTAATATCCAAAAAGCCAAGACAAATACAAGGTTGGTCATCACTTTGGAAACAATTCATTTCTTAGAGCAAAAAAGAATCTCAAACAATATAAATTTATTAAAGAAAGAATACCTGAAGCTGTTGTTGAAACAGAAACAATATTAAACGTTAGTCAAGTTGAGCATTTGCAAAAAATATTTGACACAACCGAAAAGTTAGCTAATGAACTATACAACCTAAGAGAAAGTGACAATTTTCTCATAAAATCCATAGAGAATAAAGATGTCAAATTTGATGAACTTAAATCGGCGGTTAATGAATACAAAACACAAAAAGAGAGAGATGAGTTTAAAAATGAGAAGAAACTAACAAAGGATTTCATCTTAACTGGTTTGAAACTACTTAGTGAAGATTATAAAATTTGAGATGAAGGCGTGCTTGCTAAATTAAACGAAGATAAAACCACAAATTCAATTAGCAAAAGTTTGATTAATAACAAAGATGTTGAAGTGTTGCAAACTATCAGTGGTTTGGATATTTCAAAGTTTCAACAGGCAAAAAACATACTGACAAAATATTTTACTAGTGAAGGAAAAATAATTAAGTACAAACCTTCTTTGTCGCGAAGTCATATTCTTAATGATCTAAAAATTGCAAATGACACTATTAGCGAATATAATAAGGATATAGTTAAATATAGTACAAATTTAATTACTTCATTAAAGAAAAAAATAGATACTTCAAGAATCTTGGAACAAACGACTTTGCTTGATTACAGCAGTGAAAAGAATAATTATGATAAATTGTATTCGGCAAAAGACGAAATTGTTACACATTCATCAGATGGTAACCTTTGAGAACTTGAAAAAGTTGGCAATATTATTCATAAATCAATTGATTTAATCAATAAAGAGAAGAATCAAACAGCTTCACTTATGACTTTTATTGATAACTCACTCAAGTTAAAAATGAAGAACTTTAATGGAAACATAGATGAGCTAATTGAAAAAATAAAATTTCAAACTGAATGGAGTGAAATTAAAGAACTTGTTAATAAAAGTAACGAAGATTTAACAAATGTAAAATCACTAGAATATATTTCTAAAAGAAATGAAATTATTAACTCATTCGTTTCAATTAAACAACATATTAATAAATTAAAGGATGAAGCAGTTAAATTTTGAAAGTATGGTAAACAAAGGCTTGGCGCTTTTAAAACATCATACGAAAATATTAAAAATGAATTAGATGTTTTTAATATATTTGACTTTTCTTATTCAACAATTAGTGATCAATTGAATGAAAATAAGACATTATTAACCAAAAACGTAGATAAAACATTCGAAACAACAAGCGATTTACTTGAATTTTTAAATTCATTAATGCATGCAAAAGAACTTGAAAATGTTGATTTAAAAAACTTTAATAGTGTCAAAAGTGCAATTGCGACAAATATTAATATTAAATTGCCATTAGCAATTAAAATTGACGAAAAAAATAATGTTAGATTTAAACAATTGTCAGAATTAAGTGATGTAAGTTCCATCATTCAAACAATAAATTTAAAAAACAATGTAATAAATGAACTAAATTTAGCTGAATGAAACAACATGAATGTTGATGAAGTTAAAAAAATATATACTCAAATGTTTAACAATATTCTGGAAATCAACCTTGAAATACCTAAAATTGTATCAATAAAGAGCAAATATTTAAAATATGTGGATGAAGCTACCAATATAATAAATACCTATAATCAATCAATTTGAGATAAAAAGAGTATAGAAACAATTCGTGAATATTTATCTAAAACTGAAGTTGAAAAAAAAGTCGAACATTGAAGAAACATAATATCTTCAACTATTAAAAACACTTTATCAATATTCCAAATATGAATGAAGTCTCCTTAAAAATAAATAATAACAATTTGAATAAGATTCAAATATTTGTTGATTATTGAATTAAAGAGTTGTTCGACTATTATTATTGATATGAAGGTAATAAAGATGAAACTGATAAGTATCTACTTTTAATTAAAGAAAGAAAACCTGAAATTTATAGCACAATGAAAAATGTTGTAGATACTTCTCGAAAAAATTATCAAACTGATATTGAAAAAGCATTTGACATAATTGAAAAAATGGATCTTGAATTAACAAATAAGTTAATTTCTCCTCATAATTTTAAAAATATATCTTTAACCGAAGAAGCACTTTACGAAATATTACGACATGAACTCAATAAATAAATTTGAATGAAATAACTGAAAAATTAAACCAAGGAAATTTATTGTTCTTAATGCAAAAAAGAATCATCTTGAGTAGAATTGCTCTCAAGAATTAACCTTAATTAATTATCGAAATTACCAAAAATAACAAGAAAAGAGATAAATAATAATGACAAGAAAAAATAAAAAAATATGGGAATAATTTTGGGTATTACATCTGGAATAGTTGGGACAATATCAATAGGTACAATCGCTGGTGCATCAGTAGACCATTCTAACTATAAAAAAATCAAGCAGGAATTTGATAAAAAAATTGACAATTTCACTAAGTTCAATAAAAACTTAAACAAAACCATGATGACTTAGTAAATATTATTAAGGATGAGCCACTAGAAGATGAAGTTAAGGCTCAACTTAATATGATTCTTGATTCTTACAATAAACAAATGCAATTAAACAAAGAACTAAGCGATGAATTAATTAATATCCAAAAAGCCAAGACAAATACAAGGTTGGTCATCACTTTGGAAACAATTCATTTCTTAGAGCAAAAAAGAATCTCAAACAATATAAACTTATTAAAGAAAGAATACCTGAAGCTGTTGTTGAAACCGAAACAATATTAAATATTAGTCAAGTTGAGCATTTGCAAAAAATATTTGACAAGTGTGAAAAATTGGCTTGTGAAGTATACAATTTAAGAGATAGTGATAATTTTCTCATAAAATCAATAGAAAATAAAGACACTAAATTTAATGAACTTAAACTAGCTATTGACAACTACAAGAAACAAAAAGAAAATGATGAATTTAAGAAAGAGAAGAAACTAACAAAAGACTATATTTTATCTGGTTTAAAATTGCTCAGTGAAGATTATAAAGTTTGAGATGAAGGAACACTAGCAAAGTTTAACGAGAACAAGAACACTAATTCAATAAGCAAGAAGATAATTAGTAACACTGAGATTGAAACAATACAAACTTCAGTTGGTTTAGATATTTCAAAGTACCAACAAGCGAAAAACATACTGGCAAAATACTTTACTGATGAAGGAAAAATAATTAAGCACAAGATATCTCCATCAAGAAGCACAATTCTTAGTGATCTAAAAAGTGCAAATGAATCTATTAATGAATTTAATAATGAAATGATTAAACATAATACAAATCTAATTACTTCACTAAAAGAAAAATTAGACAATTCAAAAGTATTAGAACAAACAACATTGCTTGATTATAGTGTGCAAAAAGCTAATTATGACAACTTATACTTACTAAATGATGAAATCACAAAATATTCATCAAATAACAACAATTGAGAACTTGAAAAAGCAAGTGAAATTATTCATAAATCACTTGATTTAATTAGCAAAGAAAAGAATCAAACTTCCACTCTTATAACTTTTATTGATAATTCAATAAAGTCAAAATTTAAAAATTTAAATGTCAATCTAGATTTTTTAATGGAAAAATTAAAATTACATAGTGAATGGAATGAAGTTGAAGAATTTGCAAAACAAAGTAGTGAAAATTTAACAAATTTAAAGACAGAACAATATATATCTAAACGAAATGAAGTAATTGATTCGTTTATTAAAATTAAAACACATATTAATAAATTGAGGGAAGAAAGTATCAAATTATGAGATTATGGTAAACATAGACTTAACGCTTTTAAAACTTCATATGAAAGTGTAAAGAGTGAACTGGATACATTTAATACATTTGGATTTTCTTATTCAACAATTAATGATCAATTGAATGAAAATAAGACATTATTAACCAAAAACGCAGATAAAACATTCGAAACAACAAGCGATTTACTTGAATTTTTAAATTCATTAACACTTACAAAAGAACTTGAAGATGTTGATTCAAAAAACTTTAATATTGTTAAGAATACAGTTACGACAAACATTAATAATAAATTATCATTAGGCATAAAAATTGCTCATACTAAATTAGATGGATATAAGCAACTAATTGAATTAAGTGACGCGAATGTGCTTAAAGACGGAATAGACACAAAAAATAAATTATTACAAGCAATAAATTCTATTGATTGAGAGAATGGTAATATTGATGATGTCAAAAATCTTTTTGATAAATCATTTAAACTGATTACAGAAATTAATAATAAAATAATTGAATTGGAAACATTAAAGAATAAATACAATAATTTTTTAGATGCAGTTGAAAACAATCTTAGAGAGCTTAAAAACATTGCTGAACCTTATTTGAAAAATCAACAAATGAATATTAATGCCAAAAATAAAATTGTTCAAAAAGCGAGCAAAGACTATTTAAATGTTGATAGCACCACCGATTTTACTAATAAATTGAACAGTAAAAACATAAAAGAAGATTATATGACTAGTTGAACTAAAATATTTAACGAATATAATCTTAATGGTTTTATTTTATTTTGTCCACCCTGTTTTTATCTTTTATTTTGTCCATTTTTAGGTTTCAATTATTATTTTAAAAAGGAGAATTTAAATTATGGAAAATCTTGTAATTAAAACCAGATTTCAAGCAGTTGATACAGGTAAAACAACTGATTATGAAGATAAAAAAATTTTAGATTTAAAAAATTCAACAATATTGAAATAGACCAAATGCCGAAATATCAAAAATATTAGGAAAATTGGGTTGTAGAACATCAACAAAAACAATTAAAAGATATAGAAATCAAATATTGATTGCATCTA is a genomic window containing:
- a CDS encoding IS1634 family transposase; amino-acid sequence: MFVKISKINGIEYVKIARSVRDKETKKVKQVIVKRLGKLEDLLKEDPNYIQNLKKYYSELSKQESQRKIELAKFGEIFMNFIEEDSDEINYTELTRVKRFDELENENLFDIEKIKEQFSNSSTEFEFFNYGNLVYKIIYEKLKLDKLMNSIKSTTQIKYDFNNIVQNLTYMRILNPCSKLRTYNEYENHFLQNDDTLKSHYRSLEILGKKRLDIIKHINNVLNKITNRKINRAFYDVTTVYFESFTADDLRLHGFSKDQKVNEVQVVLGLMTDANGLPISYKLFPGNTSDFKTFVPFIQEVKENLGIEDITIVADRGLNSGPNLLEIINSGYKFIMAQKIGDAKNKVNGILDLETYEKMGEEFFMKDEKMVKFVPDNDKIKQEIPGKLVLTYSEKRAKKDRYDRERLVEKAKKLIKNSQSIARSELQKGGKKYLDYDVNKITLKEQKIEDDAKWDGFYGIFTNNFEMTNEEVLYTYRKLWQIEESFRILKTTFEVRPIYLWKKESIEGHFALCYLALAIHRLLEFSLESVIHPFKFTTDNIVRALRKLWLVVFKDANSSNKYFLRLKEPIIYKCLRQVLGIKRIPKWGNTKELKLW